The window tgtaaatattttgaaaagtttttttggtttaaaactaattaattttttttcacaaggGAAGGTGAGGAGGTTTAAAATCCAaatgttaattataaattGGTTTAGTGAAATTGAAAGGGTCCAAATGTGAGCTCTCCTCCACTAATTTTGACCCAACTTTTccatttattcaatttcatcaatgaCTTTAATATTCCCAATgtgtgtattatttttttatatggttTACTTTTAACACTTTTGTCATTCCAtcatcaacattttatttaatttagtatatCCATTTTTCAACCCTatgctttttcatttttctactatatatttatatgatcTAGGAGACTTGGTAAGACATTCAATTTTAACTCCTacaaaaaatctattttggaGTTCACGAAATTAAatcttacaaatattttatatttcaatttggtCTGAcgtttaaaattattttcgttttttaatttttatagatatatcaatatttttatatttttatgagtTTGATATCGATAGAAGAtgtgaattgatatttttattgtatttttttaaaaaaatattgaatcacaaaaaataaacataaaaatgatactcatataaatataacccTAATCAACAAGCATGTTTACTTATtcgaaaataataaattaaatttattttttaactttttaaaatacctttttagaaatatccatcaaaatatatagaatttttttttgtaaaatcaaGACCTTGATATATTCATcaacattgttattttaaaccttggttaaaacataaaagtctacaaaatttcacaaagttacaaaataaaattttctctttaaaacatactgaaatagtaattaacctaacaaaaaaaatgtcacactattaaatttatcacTCAGTTAATAGTGATCcattgcattttttatttaacaattgactgtaaattaattacaaaaatgattaTAGAAATTAGTTGTATTTGTAATATATCATTATGtgttaatagtcaaataaatttaagactTAAGACTAtgattttaacttaaattttaagtttttttttattattttggtaatGATTAGAAAGTTGGTGTAACTTTTGAATAAATAAGAgtattttttgatttttttaatcttacaagggtatttatgaaactttttcaatagtttcgagatatttttgaaacaaaactttaattgTTTCTATCCAAAACTTATAACGGCAAGAGTATTATTGAATCCGTTTGTAGAAGTgctttaaaaaacatttttcaaaattttggaagtttgaaagtatttcttacacaaactacaaaccaatatatataaaattttgggttatttaacctaaatttaatataaaatattaataattgaaataatatatttctttacaagttatagttagttgattgaattttgtttacaaACTAAAAGTGTATGGTGAACTCAAAATGAATATTCATATCATCACGAACTTAGTTTAGTTgattaagatatatatatatatccttcGTCTACACGTTTCATCAGTATTTACTTTACTTTGATAgtctaaacttaaaaataaaattgtaaagaagTTAATCAAGCAATTTCCAAGAACCTTCCTGTAAGTTATTAAACCCCCTCTAcaagaaatatatacatataaatatatatagacatgTTCAATCCCTTCATCACTTGCATTTTGGACCCAGTCCATATTTCAATAACTCACAATATTAACTCCAAATTCAAACACAAAGAAGCAACaccaaaacagaaaaaaatggatgaatACAAACATTTCAGCCATCTCCATGACTTGAAACTTTACCAAATCCAAGAAGATCAAACCAACCAACAATTCCGCTGCTCCGGTTGCTATTCACTTTGCCATGGCCTCGTTTACGGTTGTCAGAGCTGCGAGTTCTTCCTACATGAGGCTTGCGCCACCGCACCCCGCTCACTCCAACACCCATCCCACCCTTCTCACCACCTCACTCTCCTCCCTTCTCCGACTTACCCCGATGGCTCCTTCCTCTGCAACGCCTGCGGTGCCACTGGCTCCTCCTTTTGCTTCTCCTGCATCCCCTGCGACATAGACCTTCATGTCGATTGTGGCCTCTTACCCCAACAACTCGACCTCGAATCTCATCGTCATACTCTCTCTTTACTCTTTTCTCCTCCCTCTAGTATATGTAACTTGTGTCGCCGCGCAATCGACTCTAGATATTGGAGTTACAGTTGCTCCACTTGTAACTTTGACATACATACTTACTGCGCCACGACCCCGACTGCACCCCCGGTTGGAGGCATGCGAA of the Cucumis sativus cultivar 9930 chromosome 3, Cucumber_9930_V3, whole genome shotgun sequence genome contains:
- the LOC101202742 gene encoding uncharacterized protein LOC101202742, with the translated sequence MDEYKHFSHLHDLKLYQIQEDQTNQQFRCSGCYSLCHGLVYGCQSCEFFLHEACATAPRSLQHPSHPSHHLTLLPSPTYPDGSFLCNACGATGSSFCFSCIPCDIDLHVDCGLLPQQLDLESHRHTLSLLFSPPSSICNLCRRAIDSRYWSYSCSTCNFDIHTYCATTPTAPPVGGMRNDRHLQFPAVDQEDYDSVSPVDRYGGATTVNPRDGVVVDPFLQAQAELHELQMQMQIVNEMAKMMASVNLSSLAP